In the genome of Flavobacterium panacagri, one region contains:
- the recO gene encoding DNA repair protein RecO: MQVKTKAIVISSLKFQEKSLIVKCFTLSSGLKSYFVRDAFSSRKASQKIAYFQPFSILEIEAVHKNKGTLENFKEIKSAVPFQSIHTDIVKSTMVMFLSEMLHYSIQEEEKNEQLFLFLETALTWLDHHDEISNFHLILLLETTKYLGFYPDLSENNLPFFEMNEGVFTLFQNGNVLSEHETSLFKKLLELKFDNDQKIFHVLERQILLKIIIDYYSLHLEGFKKPKSLEILKEVFS, from the coding sequence GTGCAAGTCAAAACAAAAGCCATAGTAATCTCCTCTTTAAAATTTCAGGAAAAAAGTCTGATAGTAAAATGTTTTACGCTTTCAAGCGGGCTAAAATCTTATTTCGTTCGCGATGCGTTTTCGAGCAGAAAAGCAAGTCAGAAAATCGCCTATTTTCAGCCTTTTTCAATTTTAGAAATTGAAGCTGTTCATAAGAATAAAGGTACTCTTGAAAATTTTAAAGAAATAAAAAGTGCTGTGCCTTTTCAGAGCATTCATACTGATATTGTGAAAAGTACGATGGTGATGTTTCTTTCAGAAATGCTGCATTATTCTATTCAGGAAGAAGAAAAAAATGAACAGCTTTTTTTGTTTTTAGAAACCGCACTGACTTGGCTGGATCATCATGATGAAATTTCTAATTTTCACTTAATTCTACTTTTGGAAACCACCAAATATCTTGGTTTTTACCCTGATCTATCAGAAAATAATCTTCCTTTTTTTGAAATGAATGAAGGAGTGTTTACACTTTTTCAAAATGGAAATGTGCTTTCTGAACATGAAACGAGCTTGTTTAAAAAACTATTGGAATTGAAATTTGACAACGACCAGAAAATCTTTCATGTTTTAGAAAGACAAATACTTCTAAAAATTATAATTGATTATTATAGTTTACATCTTGAAGGATTCAAAAAACCTAAATCTTTAGAGATTTTAAAAGAAGTTTTCTCTTAA